One genomic window of Pseudomonas aeruginosa includes the following:
- a CDS encoding pantothenate kinase, whose protein sequence is MILELDCGNSLIKWRVIEGAARSVAGGLAESDDALVEQLTSQQALPVRACRLVSVRSEQETSQLVARLEQLFPVSALVASSGKQLAGVRNGYLDYQRLGLDRWLALVAAHHLAKKACLVIDLGTAVTSDLVAADGVHLGGYICPGMTLMRSQLRTHTRRIRYDDAEARRALASLQPGQATAEAVERGCLLMLRGFVREQYAMACELLGPDCEIFLTGGDAELVRDELAGARIMPDLVFVGLALACPIE, encoded by the coding sequence ATGATTCTTGAGCTCGACTGTGGAAACTCGCTGATCAAGTGGCGGGTCATCGAGGGGGCGGCGCGGTCGGTCGCCGGTGGCCTTGCGGAGTCCGATGATGCCCTGGTCGAACAGTTAACGTCGCAGCAAGCGCTGCCAGTGCGAGCCTGTCGCCTGGTGAGCGTTCGCAGCGAGCAGGAAACCTCGCAACTGGTCGCACGGTTGGAGCAGCTGTTCCCGGTTTCGGCGCTGGTTGCATCATCCGGCAAGCAGTTGGCGGGTGTGCGCAACGGCTATCTCGATTACCAGCGCCTGGGGCTCGACCGCTGGCTGGCCCTCGTCGCGGCTCATCACCTGGCTAAGAAGGCCTGCCTGGTCATTGATCTGGGGACCGCGGTCACCTCTGACCTGGTCGCGGCGGATGGAGTGCATCTGGGGGGCTACATATGCCCGGGCATGACCCTGATGAGAAGCCAGTTGCGCACCCATACCCGACGTATCCGCTACGACGATGCAGAGGCCCGGCGGGCGCTTGCCAGTCTCCAGCCAGGGCAGGCCACGGCCGAGGCGGTTGAGCGGGGTTGTCTGCTCATGCTCAGGGGGTTCGTTCGTGAGCAGTACGCCATGGCGTGCGAGCTGCTCGGTCCGGATTGTGAAATATTCCTGACGGGTGGGGATGCCGAACTGGTTCGCGACGAACTGGCTGGCGCCCGGATCATGCCGGACCTGGTTTTCGTAGGGCTGGCACTGGCTTGCCCGATTGAGTGA
- the rplK gene encoding 50S ribosomal protein L11, whose translation MAKKIQAYIKLQVKAGQANPSPPVGPALGQHGVNIMEFCKAFNAKTQGQEPGLPTPVIITVYSDRSFTFETKSTPAAVLLKKAAGITSGSARPNSQKVGTVTRAQLEEIAKTKQADLTAADLDAAVRTIAGSARSMGLNVEGV comes from the coding sequence ATGGCTAAGAAAATCCAGGCTTATATCAAGCTGCAAGTAAAGGCCGGTCAGGCCAACCCGTCGCCGCCGGTCGGCCCTGCCCTGGGTCAGCACGGCGTGAACATCATGGAATTCTGCAAGGCGTTCAACGCCAAGACCCAAGGCCAAGAGCCGGGCCTGCCGACTCCTGTGATCATCACCGTTTACAGCGACCGTAGCTTCACCTTCGAAACCAAGAGCACCCCGGCTGCCGTCCTGCTGAAAAAAGCAGCTGGCATCACCAGCGGCTCCGCTCGTCCGAACTCCCAGAAAGTCGGCACCGTTACCCGTGCCCAGCTGGAAGAGATCGCCAAGACCAAGCAGGCTGACCTGACCGCTGCTGATCTGGACGCTGCTGTACGTACCATCGCTGGCTCCGCGCGCAGCATGGGCCTGAACGTGGAGGGTGTGTAA
- the nusG gene encoding transcription termination/antitermination protein NusG produces MAKRWYVVHAYSGYEKHVMRSLIERVKLAGMEEEFGEILVPTEEVVEMRNGQKRKSERKFFPGYVLVQMEMNEGTWHLVKDTPRVMGFIGGTADKPAPITDREADAILRRVADSGDKPKPKTLFEPGETVRVIDGPFADFNGVVEEVNYEKSRIQVAVLIFGRSTPVELEFSQVEKV; encoded by the coding sequence GTGGCTAAGCGTTGGTACGTTGTGCATGCATACTCGGGCTACGAGAAGCATGTCATGCGCTCGCTGATCGAGCGTGTCAAGCTTGCTGGCATGGAAGAAGAGTTCGGCGAGATTCTGGTTCCCACCGAAGAAGTGGTGGAGATGCGGAACGGCCAGAAGCGCAAGAGCGAGCGCAAATTCTTCCCTGGCTATGTGCTGGTTCAGATGGAAATGAACGAAGGTACCTGGCACCTGGTGAAGGATACCCCGCGTGTCATGGGCTTCATCGGCGGGACTGCCGACAAGCCGGCTCCGATCACAGATCGTGAGGCTGATGCAATCCTGCGTCGCGTGGCCGATAGCGGCGACAAGCCCAAGCCGAAGACCCTGTTCGAGCCGGGCGAGACCGTTCGTGTCATCGATGGTCCTTTCGCCGACTTCAATGGTGTCGTCGAAGAAGTTAACTACGAGAAGAGCCGGATCCAAGTGGCCGTGCTCATCTTTGGCCGCTCTACCCCGGTGGAGCTGGAGTTCAGTCAGGTCGAAAAGGTCTAG
- the rplJ gene encoding 50S ribosomal protein L10 has translation MAIKLEDKKAIVAEVNEAAKAALSAVVADARGVTVGAMTGLRKEAREAGVYVKVVRNTLLKRAVEGTQFDVLNDVFKGPTLIAFSNEHPGAAARIFREFAKGQDKFEIKAAAFEGQFLAANQIDVLASLPTYDEAVSQLMSVIQGATSKLARTLAAIRDQKEAAAA, from the coding sequence GTGGCAATTAAACTCGAAGACAAGAAGGCCATCGTCGCTGAAGTCAACGAGGCTGCCAAAGCTGCCCTGTCCGCTGTCGTGGCCGATGCCCGTGGCGTGACCGTAGGCGCCATGACCGGACTCCGTAAAGAGGCCCGCGAAGCTGGTGTGTACGTGAAAGTCGTACGTAACACCCTGCTCAAGCGCGCCGTTGAAGGCACCCAGTTCGACGTGCTCAACGACGTGTTCAAAGGCCCGACCCTGATCGCTTTCTCCAACGAACATCCGGGCGCTGCCGCTCGTATCTTCCGTGAGTTCGCCAAGGGTCAGGACAAGTTCGAGATCAAGGCGGCTGCCTTCGAGGGTCAGTTCCTCGCAGCCAATCAGATCGACGTACTGGCAAGCCTGCCGACCTACGACGAAGCCGTATCGCAGCTGATGAGCGTGATTCAGGGCGCTACCAGCAAGCTGGCTCGTACTCTGGCGGCCATTCGCGACCAGAAAGAAGCTGCTGCCGCCTAA
- the birA gene encoding bifunctional biotin--[acetyl-CoA-carboxylase] ligase/biotin operon repressor BirA yields MQTLLKLLQDGRFHSGEELGAVLGISRSAVWKRLQHLEAEHGLQFHKVRGRGYRLASPLSLLDPRKIDSLWPVEIMPTVDSTNSEAMRRLAAGASTPFVIVAEQQTAGRGRRGRAWVSPYGENLYYSLAITVRGGARELEGLSLVVGLAVLRALESLGVRDAGLKWPNDLLQGGKKIAGILLELSGDPADLCHVVIGIGINVNMRTATDIGQPWTSLREALGELVDRSRLLSALNRQLADYLDRHSREGFAASREEWESCNLWQGAQVILSTALSSIEGRVLGVDSRGALRLEVDGVEQGFSGGELSLRLRQ; encoded by the coding sequence ATGCAGACCTTGCTGAAACTACTTCAAGACGGGCGATTCCACTCCGGTGAGGAGTTGGGGGCAGTACTGGGCATCAGTCGCAGTGCAGTCTGGAAACGCTTGCAGCACCTGGAGGCTGAACATGGCCTGCAGTTCCACAAGGTGCGTGGCCGGGGTTACCGCCTGGCGAGTCCCCTCAGTCTCCTGGATCCGCGGAAGATCGACAGCCTCTGGCCGGTCGAGATCATGCCCACCGTCGATTCGACCAATAGCGAGGCCATGCGCAGGCTCGCGGCTGGAGCCTCGACGCCTTTCGTTATCGTCGCCGAGCAGCAGACTGCCGGGCGTGGACGTCGCGGCCGAGCCTGGGTCAGTCCCTATGGAGAGAACCTCTATTATTCTCTGGCCATTACTGTCAGGGGGGGCGCTCGGGAGCTCGAAGGGTTGAGCCTGGTTGTCGGTCTCGCGGTGCTCCGGGCCCTGGAGTCTTTGGGCGTCCGGGACGCCGGGTTGAAGTGGCCGAACGACCTTCTGCAGGGAGGCAAGAAGATCGCCGGAATTCTCCTGGAGCTGAGTGGCGACCCCGCGGATCTGTGTCATGTCGTTATCGGCATAGGGATCAACGTCAACATGAGGACCGCCACTGATATCGGCCAGCCTTGGACCTCCCTGCGCGAAGCGCTGGGGGAGCTGGTGGATCGTTCGCGGCTGCTTTCTGCTCTCAATCGGCAGCTGGCTGATTATCTCGATAGGCATTCGCGCGAAGGCTTTGCTGCAAGTCGCGAGGAGTGGGAGTCCTGCAATCTCTGGCAGGGTGCCCAGGTCATTCTCTCGACTGCCCTGAGTTCCATCGAGGGTCGTGTGCTGGGTGTCGATAGCCGAGGAGCGCTGCGTCTTGAGGTGGATGGCGTGGAGCAGGGGTTCAGTGGAGGGGAGCTTAGTTTGAGGTTGCGTCAATGA
- the tuf gene encoding elongation factor Tu, with product MAKEKFERNKPHVNVGTIGHVDHGKTTLTAALTKVCSDTWGGSARAFDQIDNAPEEKARGITINTSHVEYDSAVRHYAHVDCPGHADYVKNMITGAAQMDGAILVCSAADGPMPQTREHILLSRQVGVPYIVVFLNKADMVDDAELLELVEMEVRDLLNTYDFPGDDTPIIIGSALMALEGKDDNGIGVSAVQKLVETLDSYIPEPVRAIDQPFLMPIEDVFSISGRGTVVTGRVERGIIKVQEEVEIVGIKATTKTTCTGVEMFRKLLDEGRAGENVGILLRGTKREDVERGQVLAKPGTIKPHTKFECEVYVLSKEEGGRHTPFFKGYRPQFYFRTTDVTGNCELPEGVEMVMPGDNIKMVVTLIAPIAMEDGLRFAIREGGRTVGAGVVAKIIE from the coding sequence ATGGCTAAAGAAAAATTTGAACGGAACAAGCCGCACGTCAACGTCGGCACCATCGGTCACGTTGACCATGGCAAGACCACTCTGACCGCTGCACTGACCAAGGTCTGCTCCGACACCTGGGGTGGTTCCGCTCGTGCTTTCGATCAGATCGACAACGCGCCGGAAGAAAAGGCCCGCGGTATCACCATCAACACCTCGCACGTTGAATACGATTCCGCTGTTCGTCACTACGCTCACGTTGACTGCCCCGGTCACGCCGACTACGTGAAGAACATGATCACCGGTGCTGCCCAGATGGACGGCGCGATCCTGGTTTGCTCGGCTGCCGACGGCCCCATGCCGCAGACCCGCGAGCACATCCTGCTGTCCCGCCAGGTAGGCGTTCCCTACATCGTCGTGTTCCTGAACAAGGCCGACATGGTCGACGACGCCGAGCTGCTGGAACTGGTCGAGATGGAAGTTCGCGATCTGCTGAACACCTACGACTTCCCGGGCGACGACACTCCGATCATCATCGGTTCCGCGCTGATGGCGCTGGAAGGCAAGGATGACAACGGCATCGGCGTAAGCGCCGTGCAGAAGCTGGTAGAGACCCTGGACTCCTACATTCCGGAGCCGGTTCGTGCCATCGACCAGCCGTTCCTAATGCCGATCGAAGACGTGTTCTCGATCTCCGGCCGCGGTACCGTGGTAACCGGTCGTGTAGAGCGTGGCATCATCAAGGTCCAGGAAGAAGTGGAAATCGTCGGCATCAAGGCGACCACCAAGACCACCTGCACCGGCGTTGAAATGTTCCGCAAGCTGCTCGACGAAGGTCGTGCTGGTGAAAACGTTGGTATCCTGCTGCGTGGCACCAAGCGTGAAGACGTAGAGCGTGGCCAGGTACTGGCCAAGCCGGGCACCATCAAGCCGCACACCAAGTTCGAGTGCGAAGTGTACGTGCTGTCCAAGGAAGAAGGTGGTCGTCACACCCCGTTCTTCAAGGGCTACCGTCCGCAGTTCTACTTCCGTACCACTGACGTGACCGGTAACTGCGAGCTGCCGGAAGGCGTAGAGATGGTAATGCCGGGCGACAACATCAAGATGGTTGTCACCCTGATCGCTCCGATCGCCATGGAAGATGGCCTGCGCTTCGCGATCCGCGAAGGCGGCCGTACCGTTGGCGCCGGCGTGGTTGCCAAGATCATCGAATAA
- the tyrS gene encoding tyrosine--tRNA ligase: MKSVEEQLALIQRGADEILVEAELVAKLKRGQPLRIKAGFDPTAPDLHLGHTVLINKLRQFQDLGHQVIFLIGDFTGMIGDPSGKSVTRPPLTREQVLENAETYKSQVFKILDPAKTEVAFNSTWMDQLTPADFIRLASQYTVARMLERDDFSKRYASNQPIAIHEFLYPLVQGYDSVALKADVELGGTDQKFNLLMGRELQRAYGQEAQVILTMPLLEGLDGVKKMSKSLGNYIGIQEAPGVMYSKLVSIPDTLMWRYFELLSFRSLDEIDSFRKDVEAGANPRDIKIKLAEEIVARFHGEEAAASAHKSAGNRLKDGELPEDLPEIELSSPEDMPVASVLNKAGLVKNAAAARDLLGAGSVKVDGQVVDRTFMLALGETRVFQAGKKAFARITLKAE, encoded by the coding sequence ATGAAGTCGGTTGAAGAGCAGCTGGCGCTGATCCAGCGCGGTGCAGACGAGATCCTGGTAGAGGCGGAACTGGTGGCCAAGCTGAAGCGTGGCCAGCCCTTGCGGATCAAGGCCGGCTTCGACCCGACCGCTCCCGATCTGCATCTTGGCCATACCGTGCTTATTAATAAGCTGCGCCAGTTCCAGGACCTGGGGCATCAGGTGATCTTCCTCATCGGCGACTTCACTGGGATGATTGGTGACCCCAGTGGGAAAAGTGTTACCCGTCCTCCCCTGACGCGCGAGCAGGTTCTGGAGAATGCGGAGACGTACAAGTCCCAGGTCTTCAAGATCCTCGACCCGGCCAAGACCGAAGTAGCCTTCAATTCCACCTGGATGGACCAACTGACCCCGGCTGACTTCATTCGTCTTGCCTCTCAGTACACCGTTGCGCGGATGCTGGAGCGCGATGACTTTAGCAAGCGCTATGCCAGCAATCAGCCCATCGCTATCCATGAGTTCCTCTATCCGCTGGTCCAGGGCTATGACTCCGTCGCGCTGAAGGCGGACGTCGAGTTGGGTGGCACCGACCAGAAGTTCAACCTGCTGATGGGGCGCGAGCTGCAGCGTGCCTATGGCCAGGAGGCCCAGGTGATCCTGACCATGCCGTTGCTGGAAGGGCTGGATGGCGTGAAGAAGATGTCCAAGTCGCTGGGCAACTATATTGGTATCCAGGAAGCGCCGGGTGTCATGTACAGCAAGCTGGTCTCCATTCCTGACACGCTGATGTGGCGTTACTTCGAACTGCTCAGCTTCCGTTCCCTGGATGAGATCGATAGCTTCCGCAAGGACGTCGAGGCGGGCGCCAACCCGCGTGACATCAAGATCAAGCTGGCCGAGGAGATCGTCGCCCGCTTCCATGGCGAGGAGGCGGCGGCGAGCGCACACAAGTCGGCCGGCAATCGCCTGAAGGATGGCGAGCTGCCGGAAGACCTGCCGGAGATCGAGCTGTCGTCCCCCGAGGATATGCCCGTTGCCTCTGTCCTTAATAAGGCGGGGTTGGTGAAGAATGCGGCTGCGGCTCGCGATCTCCTGGGTGCCGGCAGCGTCAAGGTGGATGGGCAGGTCGTCGACCGCACCTTCATGCTGGCGCTGGGTGAGACCCGTGTGTTCCAGGCAGGGAAGAAGGCTTTCGCGCGCATCACGCTGAAGGCTGAATAA
- the rplL gene encoding 50S ribosomal protein L7/L12: MALTNEDIINAVSEMSVMQVVELIKAMEEKFGVTAAAATVAAAGPAAAAAEEQTEFTIVLAEAGDKKVNVIKVVRELTGLGLKEAKAVVDGAPGVVKEGASKEEAEAAKKALEEAGAKVELK, translated from the coding sequence ATGGCTCTGACCAACGAAGACATCATCAACGCCGTATCCGAAATGTCCGTCATGCAAGTGGTCGAACTGATCAAGGCGATGGAAGAGAAGTTCGGCGTTACCGCTGCTGCCGCTACCGTTGCCGCTGCTGGCCCGGCTGCTGCCGCTGCCGAAGAGCAGACCGAGTTCACCATCGTCCTGGCCGAAGCTGGCGACAAGAAAGTGAACGTGATCAAGGTCGTTCGCGAACTGACCGGTCTGGGTCTGAAAGAAGCCAAGGCCGTCGTAGACGGCGCTCCGGGCGTGGTGAAGGAAGGCGCTTCGAAAGAAGAAGCCGAAGCCGCCAAGAAAGCCCTGGAAGAAGCAGGCGCCAAAGTCGAGCTCAAGTAA
- a CDS encoding SPOR domain-containing protein, producing MRWFFLFLLALNVFYYVWHQQQSPLRAKEIAPLELYKDGQKNILLLAESNLASRARSGSQVPAPSLPPAAEESIASESACLYLGGGGEEADARRLRQRLLGLDIEAEVEARGEMSVDYWVYLPPLASREAALRQLKELQARNIDSYLIGEGVLANGISLGMFSARDSAESAQARLKTAGYEAELKELPRGQRDFWVRVAPGSRRLVDEQLLQELARDFKGLQHQIMSCKGVASP from the coding sequence ATGCGCTGGTTCTTCCTGTTTCTCCTGGCCCTGAACGTCTTCTACTACGTCTGGCACCAGCAGCAATCCCCGCTACGGGCCAAGGAAATCGCACCGCTGGAACTCTATAAGGATGGGCAGAAGAACATTCTGCTGTTGGCCGAGAGCAACCTTGCTTCCAGGGCGCGCTCGGGATCGCAGGTGCCGGCGCCGAGTTTGCCTCCGGCTGCCGAAGAGTCGATCGCATCCGAGTCGGCCTGTCTCTATCTTGGCGGAGGCGGTGAGGAGGCGGATGCCCGAAGGTTGCGGCAGCGCCTGCTGGGCCTGGATATCGAGGCGGAGGTCGAGGCCCGTGGGGAGATGAGCGTCGATTACTGGGTCTATCTTCCTCCGCTAGCCTCGCGGGAGGCTGCGCTTCGTCAGTTGAAGGAGCTTCAGGCGCGCAATATCGACAGCTACCTGATTGGCGAGGGAGTGCTGGCCAATGGCATTTCTTTGGGGATGTTTTCCGCGCGGGATTCGGCTGAAAGTGCGCAGGCCCGTCTCAAGACGGCAGGTTACGAGGCGGAGCTGAAGGAATTGCCCCGCGGGCAGCGTGATTTCTGGGTAAGGGTGGCACCCGGCAGCCGGCGTCTGGTGGATGAGCAACTGCTCCAGGAGCTGGCTCGGGACTTCAAGGGATTGCAGCATCAAATAATGTCGTGCAAAGGTGTTGCATCCCCCTGA
- the secE gene encoding preprotein translocase subunit SecE — protein sequence MNAKAEAKESRFDLLKWLLVAVLVVVAVVGNQYFSAQPILYRVLGILVLAVIAAFLALQTAKGQAFFSLAKEARVEIRKVVWPSRQETTQTTLIVVAVVLVMALLLWGLDSLLGWLVSMIVG from the coding sequence ATGAATGCCAAGGCAGAAGCCAAAGAATCACGTTTTGATCTCTTGAAATGGCTCTTGGTTGCCGTTCTGGTTGTGGTTGCCGTTGTGGGCAATCAGTACTTTTCGGCTCAACCAATCCTGTATCGCGTTCTCGGTATTCTCGTTCTGGCGGTGATCGCTGCTTTCCTGGCTCTGCAAACGGCCAAGGGGCAGGCCTTCTTTAGTCTTGCTAAGGAAGCGCGCGTCGAGATTCGCAAGGTCGTATGGCCGAGTCGTCAAGAAACAACTCAGACCACGCTGATCGTGGTCGCGGTAGTGCTGGTAATGGCGCTGCTGCTGTGGGGGCTCGATTCCCTGCTGGGTTGGTTGGTTTCCATGATTGTAGGTTAA
- the rplA gene encoding 50S ribosomal protein L1, translated as MAKLTKRQKAIAEKVVAGKQYSFEEAAKLLAELSTIKFKESVDVAVNLGVDPRKSDQVVRGATVLPNGTGKSVRVAVFTQGPAAEAALAAGADKVGMDELAAEMKGGDLNYDVVIASPDAMRVVGQLGQILGPRGLMPNPKVGTVTPDVATAVKNAKAGQVRFRTDKNGIIHSSVGKVDFEPAKLQQNVEALLADLKRLKPSSSKGVYVKRVTLSTTMGPGLQIDLASLEA; from the coding sequence ATGGCTAAGCTGACCAAGCGCCAGAAGGCGATTGCCGAGAAAGTAGTTGCCGGCAAGCAGTACAGCTTCGAAGAGGCCGCCAAGCTGCTGGCCGAGCTGTCCACCATCAAGTTCAAGGAGTCCGTGGACGTTGCCGTGAACCTCGGCGTCGATCCGCGTAAATCCGACCAGGTCGTTCGTGGCGCCACCGTCCTGCCGAACGGCACCGGCAAGAGCGTCCGCGTTGCCGTCTTCACCCAGGGTCCGGCTGCCGAAGCCGCTCTGGCTGCCGGCGCCGACAAGGTGGGTATGGACGAGCTGGCTGCCGAAATGAAAGGCGGCGACCTGAACTACGACGTCGTCATCGCTTCCCCGGATGCCATGCGTGTCGTCGGTCAGCTGGGCCAGATCCTCGGCCCGCGTGGTCTGATGCCGAACCCGAAAGTCGGCACCGTGACTCCGGACGTCGCTACCGCCGTGAAGAATGCCAAGGCTGGTCAGGTACGTTTCCGTACCGACAAGAACGGCATCATCCACAGCTCCGTCGGTAAGGTCGATTTCGAGCCGGCCAAGCTGCAGCAGAACGTTGAAGCGCTGCTGGCCGACCTGAAGCGCCTGAAGCCGTCCTCGTCGAAAGGCGTGTACGTCAAGCGCGTGACCCTGAGCACCACCATGGGTCCGGGCCTGCAGATCGACCTGGCTTCCCTGGAAGCCTAA